The proteins below are encoded in one region of Bacteroidota bacterium:
- a CDS encoding competence/damage-inducible protein A, whose amino-acid sequence MDQTRENIVEAGIIIIGNEVLSGETLDTNSQYIGKKLNELGILVRRKISIPDRHEDIIDAINQLSACCRVLIVSGGLGPTNDDITKKTLATYYQSELVFDKEVFREIERLLKHRVSVISEVHRNQAYIPACAKVLSNNLGTASGLLFEENGHILIALPGVPYELRGLMDNKVYPFLKNLVTNQGQT is encoded by the coding sequence ATGGATCAAACTAGGGAAAATATAGTTGAGGCCGGAATTATTATCATAGGAAATGAAGTTCTTAGTGGAGAAACTCTGGATACGAATTCTCAATATATTGGAAAAAAATTAAATGAACTTGGGATTTTAGTTCGAAGAAAAATAAGTATTCCTGATCGTCATGAAGATATTATAGATGCCATCAATCAGTTAAGTGCGTGTTGCCGCGTATTAATCGTTTCAGGTGGACTCGGACCCACCAATGATGATATCACTAAAAAGACATTAGCAACTTATTATCAGTCAGAATTAGTGTTTGATAAAGAAGTTTTTAGAGAAATAGAGAGATTATTAAAGCATAGGGTTTCCGTTATTTCCGAAGTTCATCGAAATCAAGCATACATACCTGCCTGTGCCAAGGTGTTGAGCAATAATTTGGGAACAGCTTCCGGATTATTGTTTGAAGAGAATGGTCATATTCTTATTGCGCTCCCTGGCGTACCCTATGAACTCAGAGGACTTATGGATA